Proteins encoded by one window of Aphidius gifuensis isolate YNYX2018 linkage group LG2, ASM1490517v1, whole genome shotgun sequence:
- the LOC122848570 gene encoding egalitarian protein homolog produces MDSSEYELVRNLTLLFFFERLMDKGGPRTLHDLSCQFGAKGFTKEMRQIAGGSQSGLRKFLSQYPSLFVVDGDVVSVNTYQAVVEPDTGATIQNTRDYAREAVEYFTNKLIQYGAGAEVPIKSLLGHRSQASPEVRHLSGQHYREFRDFLSKYVDDFIVTEENVKLKKFENMEGVPFHELEPEIPVDQEITTKLIDFLFSNIDKNGTTTVDQLLNLVSKHPESNQWSSFFTTSQDLSTFLKMFTDTFNVQKNIVTVNIKPKLSTIKKPEIKEKQNNDIDKTDGVGVGGGGGSNFSRNSSPSINQNNNNQSNYNSLDNQTSISNDNFNDDYQSSFEHNSSPPVSLQQQSLKQRINSLVMKTIADNTEKDMNIHAPQIGDWKLKILQQTKVIVHLKQSLQIIDDIMNSSRLSYDGKIIVSLDCEGINVGTKGQLTLVQIGTLAGVIYIFDIFTTPSLIGGLKKLLESPDVVKVIHDCRNDSVNLYNQLGIMLTNVFDTQAAHAVIQYQDTGRPVYKVKNVNLNTLCEIYGVQGNLLKEQLKFIYRRDQKYWARRPLSRDMLIYASSDVVGLVPQIYTCMSRLIKPDMWLLFKELCSEQVDMHINPDRVKAAKKERKIETEICDLRKRMEETSGKNIVLTNREIRLLRHLSLTEDEKEKLKGCHKVAKKLEKLENLNHDKNESTDDDDDDCDDDDDKNEYPSLDSMTSSDSTKIESPSLTESMKMLNDFLSDHQIDGFERMDKLDAILSTVVPNEKNNSFINDDHSQLNKCSMCLGDLSNTPVKQRIKTTETASQTMSTGDIVITRVFFIEDEKERTKLLSSPKK; encoded by the exons ATGGATAGTTCGGAGTACGAGTTGGTGAGAAATTTAActctgctatttttttttgaacgttTGATGGACAAAGGTGGTCCACGTACATTACATGATTTAAGTTGTCAATTTGGAGCAAAAGGATTTACCAAGGAAATGCGACAAATTGCTGGTGGATCACAAAGTGgattgagaaaatttttgtcacaatatccatcattatttgttgttgatggtgaTGTTGTATCTGTAAATACATATCAGGCAGTGGTTGAGCCTGACACTGGTGCAACAATTCAAAATACACGTGATTATGCTAGAGAAGctgttgaatattttacaaataaattaatacaatatgGTGCTGGTGCTGAGGTACCAATTAAAAGTTTACTTGGTCATCGTTCACAAGCATCACCAGAAGTTAGACATTTATCTGGTCAACATTATCGTGAATTTCGtgattttttaagtaaatatgttgatgattttattgttactgaagaaaatgttaaattaaaaaaatttgaaaatatggaAGGTGTACCATTTCATGAACTAGAACCAGAAATTCCTGTTGATCAggaaataacaacaaaattaattgattttttattttcaaatattgataaaaatggtACAACAACAGttgatcaattattaaatttagtatCAAAACATCCAGAATCAAATCAATGGTCATCATTTTTTACAACATCACAagatttatcaacatttttaaaaatgtttacagATACATttaatgtacaaaaaaatattgtaactGTAAATATTAAgccaaaattatcaacaattaaaaaaccagaaataaaagaaaaacaaaataatgacATTGATAAAACTGATGGTGTTGGCGTTGGTGGTGGAGGAGGTAGTAATTTTAGTAGAAATTCATCACCatcaattaatcaaaataataataatcaatcaaattataattcacTTGATAATCAAACATCAAttagtaatgataattttaatgatgattatcaATCATCATTTGAACACAATTCATCACCACCAGTTAGTTTACAACAACAATCATTAAAACAAAGAATTAATTCACTTGTTATGAAAACAATTGCTGATAATACTGAAAAAGATATGAATATACATGCACCACAAATTGGTGattggaaattaaaaatattacaacaaaCAAAAGTCATTGTACATTTAAAACAATCATtacaaattattgatgatattatgaATTCATCAAGACTAAGTTATGatggtaaaattattgtatcacTTGATTGTGAAGGTATTAATGTTGGAACTAAAGGACAATTGACACTTGTACAAATTGGCACATTAGCTggagttatttatatttttgatatatttacaaCACCAAGTTTAATTGGAGGATTAAAAAAGCTATTAGAAAGTCCAGATGTTGTTAAG gTTATTCATGATTGTAGAAATGACAGTGTCAATTTGTATAATCAATTGGGAATTATGTTGACAAATGTGTTTGATACTCAAGCAGCACATGCTGTTATTCAATATCAAGATACTGGTCGACCAGTTTACAAAgttaaaaatgtcaatttaaatacaCTGTGTGAAATATATGGTGTACAAGGTAATCTTTTAAAAGAAcaacttaaatttatttatcgtcgTGATCAAAAATATTGGGCACGTAGACCATTGTCAAGGGATATGCTTATATATGCCAGCAGTGATGTTGTAGGACTTGTACCACAAATTTATACTTGCATGtcaag ATTAATAAAACCAGACATGtggttattatttaaagaattatGCAGTGAACAAGTTGACATGCACATAAATCCAGATAGAGTTAAAGCAgctaaaaaagaaagaaaaattgaaacagAAATATGTGATTTGAGAAAACGAATGGAAGAAACATctggtaaaaatattgtattaactAATAGAGAAATTCGTTTACTACGTCATTTATCATTAACtgaagatgaaaaagaaaaattaaaaggttGTCATAAGGTTgctaaaaaacttgaaaaattagaaaatttaaatcatgataaaaatgaaagtacagatgatgatgatgatgattgtgatgatgatgatgataaaaatgaatatccAAGTTTAGATAGTATGACATCAAGTGATTCAACTAAAATTGAATCACCATCATTAACTGAATCAATGAAAatgttaaatgattttttgtcTGATCATCAAATTGATGGATTTGAAAGAATGGATAAACTTGATGCCATTTTATCAACAGTTGTgcctaatgaaaaaaataattcatttataaatgatgatcattcacaattaaataaatgttcaaTGTGCCTTGgtgatttatcaaatacacCAGTTAAACAACGAATAAAAACTACTGAGACTGCCAGTCAGACAATGAGTACAGGTGATATTGTTATAACTCgagtttttttcattgaagatgaaaaagaaaggactaaattattaagttcaccaaaaaaataa
- the LOC122848571 gene encoding hydroxysteroid dehydrogenase-like protein 2, whose amino-acid sequence MLKNTGKLAGKTIFITGASRGIGKSIALKAAKDGANIVICAKTTEPHPKLPGTIFTAAKEIEDIGGKALPCTVDVRDEGQVNAAVNQAVKKFGGIDILINNASAISLTPTLKTDMKRYDLMNGVNARGTFLVSKACLPFLQKSINPHIVNISPPLNLNPMWFKNHVAYTMAKYGMSMCVLGMSEEFKDDGIAVNAVWPKTAIHTAAIEMLSGPDSADVSRKPDIVSDAVYALICKDSKKVTGKFFIDEEILKEEGITDFIPYACNPEKVNDLMLDFFLDVEDSEQLIQLKDDKKSSTDSKSDIENIFKAIKANISPELVKKTAAVYQFNLTGDESGTWFIDLKNGNGSFGKGQPSQSPDATLTMDSKNFFGMFTGKLKPSTAFMMGKLKIDGNLQTAMKLEKLMSSLKSKL is encoded by the exons atgttgAAAAATACAGG aaaacttgctggtaaaacaatatttataactgGGGCATCACGAGGAATTGGCAAAAGTATTGCATTAAAAGCAGCAAAAGATGGTGCTAATATTGTAATATGTGCAAAAACAACAGAACCACATCCAAAATTACCAGGTACAATATTTACAGCAGCAAAAGAAATTGAAGATATTGGTGGTAAAGCATTACCATGTACTGTTGATGTACGTGATGAAGGACAAGTTAATGCAGCTGTTAATCaagctgttaaaaaatttggtggaattgatatattaataaataatgcaaGTGCAATATCATTAACACCAACATTAAAAACTGATATGAAAAGATATGATTTAATGAATGGTGTCAATGCAAGAGGTACATTTTTAGTATCAAAAGCATGTTTaccatttttacaaaaaagtattaatccacatattgttaatataagtCCACCACTTAATTTAAATCCAATGTGGTTTAAAAATCATGTTGCATATACAATGGCTAAATATGGTATGTCAATGTGTGTATTGGGTATGTCTGAAGAATTTAAAGATGATGGTATTGCTGTTAATGCTGTATGGCCAAAAACAGCAATTCATACTGCTGCTATTGAAATGTTAAGTGGTCCAGATAGTGCTGATGTTAGTAGAAAACCAGATATAGTGTCTGATGCTGTTTATGCTTTGATTTGTAAAGACAGTAAAAAAGTAACtggtaaatttttcattgatgaaGAAATACTTAAGGAAGAAGGAATAACTGATTTTATTCCATATGCTTGTAATCCTGAAAAAGTTAATGATTTAATGCTTGATTTTTTCCTTGATGTTGAGGATTCAGAACAACTTATTCAATTAAAAGATGACAAGAAATCATCTACTGATTCTAAATcagatattgaaaatatttttaaagcaaTTAAAGCAAATATATCACCTGAACTTGTCAAAAAAACAGCAGctgtttatcaatttaatttaactg gtGATGAATCTGGTACTTggtttattgatttaaaaaatggaaatggTTCATTTGGCAAAGGACAACCAAGTCAATCACCTGATGCTACATTGACAATggattcaaaaaatttctttggAATGTTTACTGGTAAATTAAAACCATCAACAGCATTTATGAtgggtaaattaaaaattgatggtAATTTACAAACTGCAATGAAACTTGAAAAACTTATGAGtagtttaaaatcaaaattgtaa